One Micromonospora sp. FIMYZ51 genomic window carries:
- a CDS encoding DM13 domain-containing protein: MISRLLRTPVTWIAVAVLAAGSALGLYWFQPWKLFTNSEVAEQLTVVATPAGPSASAEPSASAEPTPAATGPTLVGSGDFVSHEHETSGSARIVRTADGRHRLELVGLDTSNGPDLRVWLTDQPVLPGKAGWHVFDDGRWVELGRLKGNRGDQGYDIPADLDLAGLTSVSIWCKRFAVSFGAAALDRT, translated from the coding sequence ATGATCAGCCGCCTGCTCCGTACTCCGGTGACCTGGATCGCGGTGGCCGTACTGGCCGCCGGATCGGCGCTCGGCCTGTACTGGTTCCAGCCGTGGAAACTGTTCACCAACTCCGAAGTGGCCGAGCAGTTGACCGTCGTCGCCACGCCGGCCGGCCCGAGCGCGTCCGCCGAGCCGAGCGCGTCCGCCGAGCCGACGCCCGCCGCCACCGGGCCCACCCTGGTCGGCTCCGGCGACTTCGTCAGCCACGAGCACGAGACGTCGGGCAGCGCCCGCATCGTCCGCACCGCCGACGGGCGGCACCGGCTGGAGCTGGTCGGGCTGGACACGTCAAACGGCCCGGATCTGCGGGTGTGGCTCACCGACCAGCCGGTGCTGCCCGGCAAGGCCGGCTGGCACGTGTTCGACGACGGCCGCTGGGTCGAGCTGGGCCGGCTCAAGGGCAACCGCGGCGATCAGGGGTACGACATTCCCGCCGATCTCGACCTGGCCGGTCTGACCAGTGTCTCCATCTGGTGCAAGCGGTTCGCGGTCTCCTTCGGTGCGGCTGCGCTGGACCGGACCTGA